In Tenrec ecaudatus isolate mTenEca1 chromosome 4, mTenEca1.hap1, whole genome shotgun sequence, a single window of DNA contains:
- the DALRD3 gene encoding DALR anticodon-binding domain-containing protein 3 isoform X1, whose amino-acid sequence MATGRLGVEETLGALNAALGLGGPLWFKETRARHLRARDFLAPQRALEARFGAEQVPEPVVSAVASLHDPGVAPVQRCAPTPAGLALQLQRPAVFERVLGSVAAYVVPAAPASPGPRVILHCPALRSTPCTLGLSQLRAILVADHLARVLRAHGVSVSQAPATWDPHLQTFLQQLRVEWPVAPRRTATAALRNRVLAESTSSGGGGEVLPPHVLGRVLLRELVEEQGPSAGYDRNLDHCLVTEDLLCSLAELQEAVHNCREDGSPGLAGPSDYGADSCIVVHVVSCDEEFQQQKADLLWQKLDEQAPRRQKHLVCGPVRVVGGAGTLTAPEYYKLRLAQACKASALKHGGDLAQDPAWAEISQSLSVATVKFEMLSTAPQSQLLLTLADSISTKGTKSGTFVMYNCARLATLFESYKRSVEQGLYPTFPPISSLDFSLLRDEGEWLLLFNSILPFPDLLGQAAGLTYTAPGRHISARTEMICRFLVQLSMDVSSYYHRVHILGEPRPHLFGQMFARLQLLQAVLKVLHAGLAMLGLPPLKHI is encoded by the exons ATGGCGACAGGGCGCCTCGGGGTCGAGGAAACGTTGGGGGCCCTTAATGCTGCCCTAGGACTTGGAGGCCCCTTGTGGTTCAAAGAAACGCGCGCCCGCCACCTGCGCGCCCGAGACTTCCTGGCGCCGCAGCGCGCACTAGAGGCACGCTTCGGAGCCGAGCAG GTCCCCGAGCCCGTGGTCAGTGCCGTCGCCAGCCTGCATGACCCTGGCGTCGCTCCAGTGCAGCGCTGTGCGCCCACCCCCGCTGGCCTGGCGCTCCAGCTGCAGCGGCCGGCCGTCTTCGAGCGCGTCCTCGGCTCCGTGGCCGCCTACGTCGTGCCCGCTGCGCCCGCCTCCCCAGGCCCGCGCGTCATCCTGCACTGCCCAGCACTGCGCAGCACCCCCTGCACCCTCGGCCTGAGCCAGCTGCGTGCCATTCTCGTGGCCGATCACCTGGCGCGAGTTCTGCGCGCACATgg GGTGAGCGTGAGCCAGGCCCCTGCCACATGGGACCCACACCTACAGACCTTCCTGCAGCAGCTGCGAGTGGAGTGGCCCGTTGCTCCCCGGAGAACAGCGACGGCGGCCCTAAGGAACCGAGTACTTGCAGAGTCCActtccagtggtggtggtggagaggtgCTGCCACCCCACGTCCTgggcagagtgctcctgagagagcTGGTGGAAGAACAAGGCCCCTCCGCTGGTTATGACCGCAACCTAGACCACTGTTTGG TGACTGAGGACCTTCTCTGCTCGCTGGCTGAGCTGCAGGAAGCCGTTCACAACTGCCGTGAagatggctccccaggcctg GCTGGGCCCTCAGATTACGGTGCAGACAGTTGCATTGTTGTGCACGTGGTAAGCTGCGACGAAGAATTCCAACAACAAAAGGCAGACCTGCTCTGGCAGAAGTTGGATGAGCAGGCCCCTCGCAGACAG AAGCACCTGGTCTGTGGCCCAGTGAGAGTAGTTGGTGGAGCTGGGACACTGACTGCCCCCGAGTACTACAA GCTCCGACTTGCGCAGGCATGCAAGGCCTCCGCACTGAAGCACGGCGGGGATCTGGCACAAG ACCCAGCCTGGGCAGAGATCAGCCAGAGCCTCTCTGTGGCCACTGTCAAATTTGAGATGCTTAGCACAGCCCCCCAGAGTCAG CTGCTCCTGACGCTGGCCGACAGCATTTCCACAAAGGGCACCAAGAGCGGCACTTTCGTCATGTACAACTGTGCCCGCCTAGCCACACTCTTTGAGAGTTACAAGCGCAGTGTGGAGCAAGGCCTGTACCCCACCTTCCCGCCCATCAGCAGCTTGGACTTCTCACTGCTCCGGGACGAG GGCGAGTGGCTGCTGCTCTTCAACAGCATCCTCCCCTTCCCGGACTTGCtggggcaggcagcaggcctgacCTATACTGCCCCGGGGCGGCACATCTCGGCACGCACGGAGATG ATATGCAGGTTCCTGGTACAGCTCAGCATGGATGTCAGCTCCTACTACCACCGGGTGCACATCTtgggg gagcCACGGCCACACCTCTTTGGTCAGATGTTTGCTCGCCTGCAGCTTCTGCAGGCTGTGCTCAAAGTGCTGCACGCCGGCCTGGCCATGCTGGGCCTCCCCCCGCTGAAGCACATCTGA
- the NDUFAF3 gene encoding NADH dehydrogenase [ubiquinone] 1 alpha subcomplex assembly factor 3 produces MAAALALRGLYRARPTLCRPLTELHWPPRRGHRLTPADDELYQRTSISLLQRESPNVMYIDSYNIRGFTVNGNRVHGPCALLPHSVVQWNVGSHQDITEESLSLFWMLEPPIEIIVVGTGDRTERLPPEVLRGMRQRGIAVEVQDTPNACATFNFLCHEGRATGAALIPPPGGAAHTSLAQAAE; encoded by the exons ATGGCTGCTGCCTTGGCGCTTCGCGGCTTGTACCGGGCGCGACCCACGCTGTGCCGTCCCCTCACGGAGCTGCACTG GCCCCCACGGCGTGGCCATCGGCTCACGCCTGCGGACGACGAGCTGTATCAGCGGACGAGCATCTCACTGCTGCAACGCGAGTCCCCGAACGTCATGTACATCGACAGCTACAACATCCGTGGCTTCACCGTTAATGGCAACCGCGTGCATGGCCCCTGCGCGCTGCTCCCACATTCCGTGGTGCAGTGGAAC GTGGGATCCCACCAGGACATAACCGAAGAGAGCCTCTCCCTCTTCTGGATGCTGGAGCCCCCAATAG AGATTATCGTGGTGGGGACTGGAGACCGGACAGAGCGGCTGCCACCTGAAGTGCTGCGAGGCATGAGACAGAGGGGCATTGCAGTAGAAGTGCAAGACACG CCCAATGCATGTGCCACTTTCAACTTCCTGTGTCATGAAGGTCGGGCCACCGGAGCTGCTCTCATCCCTCCCCCTGGAGGGGCTGCGCACACATCTCTGGCCCAGGCTGCAGAATGA
- the DALRD3 gene encoding DALR anticodon-binding domain-containing protein 3 isoform X2: MATGRLGVEETLGALNAALGLGGPLWFKETRARHLRARDFLAPQRALEARFGAEQVPEPVVSAVASLHDPGVAPVQRCAPTPAGLALQLQRPAVFERVLGSVAAYVVPAAPASPGPRVILHCPALRSTPCTLGLSQLRAILVADHLARVLRAHGVSVSQAPATWDPHLQTFLQQLRVEWPVAPRRTATAALRNRVLAESTSSGGGGEVLPPHVLGRVLLRELVEEQGPSAGYDRNLDHCLVTEDLLCSLAELQEAVHNCREDGSPGLAGPSDYGADSCIVVHVVSCDEEFQQQKADLLWQKLDEQAPRRQKHLVCGPVRVVGGAGTLTAPEYYKLRLAQACKASALKHGGDLAQDPAWAEISQSLSVATVKFEMLSTAPQSQLLLTLADSISTKGTKSGTFVMYNCARLATLFESYKRSVEQGLYPTFPPISSLDFSLLRDEHPPLPGLAGAGSRPDLYCPGAAHLGTHGDDMQVPGTAQHGCQLLLPPGAHLGGATATPLWSDVCSPAASAGCAQSAARRPGHAGPPPAEAHLKQQGPEVPDKRS, translated from the exons ATGGCGACAGGGCGCCTCGGGGTCGAGGAAACGTTGGGGGCCCTTAATGCTGCCCTAGGACTTGGAGGCCCCTTGTGGTTCAAAGAAACGCGCGCCCGCCACCTGCGCGCCCGAGACTTCCTGGCGCCGCAGCGCGCACTAGAGGCACGCTTCGGAGCCGAGCAG GTCCCCGAGCCCGTGGTCAGTGCCGTCGCCAGCCTGCATGACCCTGGCGTCGCTCCAGTGCAGCGCTGTGCGCCCACCCCCGCTGGCCTGGCGCTCCAGCTGCAGCGGCCGGCCGTCTTCGAGCGCGTCCTCGGCTCCGTGGCCGCCTACGTCGTGCCCGCTGCGCCCGCCTCCCCAGGCCCGCGCGTCATCCTGCACTGCCCAGCACTGCGCAGCACCCCCTGCACCCTCGGCCTGAGCCAGCTGCGTGCCATTCTCGTGGCCGATCACCTGGCGCGAGTTCTGCGCGCACATgg GGTGAGCGTGAGCCAGGCCCCTGCCACATGGGACCCACACCTACAGACCTTCCTGCAGCAGCTGCGAGTGGAGTGGCCCGTTGCTCCCCGGAGAACAGCGACGGCGGCCCTAAGGAACCGAGTACTTGCAGAGTCCActtccagtggtggtggtggagaggtgCTGCCACCCCACGTCCTgggcagagtgctcctgagagagcTGGTGGAAGAACAAGGCCCCTCCGCTGGTTATGACCGCAACCTAGACCACTGTTTGG TGACTGAGGACCTTCTCTGCTCGCTGGCTGAGCTGCAGGAAGCCGTTCACAACTGCCGTGAagatggctccccaggcctg GCTGGGCCCTCAGATTACGGTGCAGACAGTTGCATTGTTGTGCACGTGGTAAGCTGCGACGAAGAATTCCAACAACAAAAGGCAGACCTGCTCTGGCAGAAGTTGGATGAGCAGGCCCCTCGCAGACAG AAGCACCTGGTCTGTGGCCCAGTGAGAGTAGTTGGTGGAGCTGGGACACTGACTGCCCCCGAGTACTACAA GCTCCGACTTGCGCAGGCATGCAAGGCCTCCGCACTGAAGCACGGCGGGGATCTGGCACAAG ACCCAGCCTGGGCAGAGATCAGCCAGAGCCTCTCTGTGGCCACTGTCAAATTTGAGATGCTTAGCACAGCCCCCCAGAGTCAG CTGCTCCTGACGCTGGCCGACAGCATTTCCACAAAGGGCACCAAGAGCGGCACTTTCGTCATGTACAACTGTGCCCGCCTAGCCACACTCTTTGAGAGTTACAAGCGCAGTGTGGAGCAAGGCCTGTACCCCACCTTCCCGCCCATCAGCAGCTTGGACTTCTCACTGCTCCGGGACGAG CATCCTCCCCTTCCCGGACTTGCtggggcaggcagcaggcctgacCTATACTGCCCCGGGGCGGCACATCTCGGCACGCACGGAGATG ATATGCAGGTTCCTGGTACAGCTCAGCATGGATGTCAGCTCCTACTACCACCGGGTGCACATCTtgggg gagcCACGGCCACACCTCTTTGGTCAGATGTTTGCTCGCCTGCAGCTTCTGCAGGCTGTGCTCAAAGTGCTGCACGCCGGCCTGGCCATGCTGGGCCTCCCCCCGCTGAAGCACATCTGAAGCAACAAGGTCCTGAGGTCCCGGATAAACGCTCATAA
- the WDR6 gene encoding tRNA (34-2'-O)-methyltransferase regulator WDR6, translating into MDAPEDYIWPRATSELILLPVTGLECVGDRLLAGEGPDVLVYSLDFGGHLRMMKRVQNLLGHYLIHGFRVRGDPAVGDVDSQAMLAVFGSKGLRVVKVSWGQGRFREVWRSDLWSMSDWIWDVHWLEEKVAVVLGHNSVVLYDPMLGRLLKEVHCTDRCTLSSACLIGNTWKELTVVAGAISNELLVWYPASAADLEPVTPDRRVSGHMGVIFSMSYLASKGLLATASEDRSVRLWKVGDLRVPGGRVQNIGHCFGHSARVWQVKLLENYLISAGEDCVCLVWSHEGEILQAFRGHQGRGIRAVAAHEQQAWVITGGDDSGIRLWHLVGRGYPGAGVSALCFKSQSRAGTLKAVTLAGSWRVLAVTDTGALYLYDLEVKCWEHLLEDKRFRSYCLLEAAPGPEGFGLCAMANGEGLIKVVPINTPAAAVDLTPFQGKVHSLSWALRGYEELLLLASGPAGALACLEVSAAPSGKAIFVKERCRYLLPPSKQRWHTCSAFLPPGNYLVCGDRRGSVLLFPSRPELYPTHGVGIGVGLEVGGKAVAAAVAAVLTVGGGGEGDGNTPTEWGPVSTLPALHGKQGVTSVTCHGGYVYTTGRDGAYYQLRVQSGQLQPVLRQKSCRGMNWLAGLRMVADGSMVVLGFHASEFVVWSPGSHEKLHVVHCGGGHRSWAFSDTEAAVAFAYLKDGDVMLYRALGGCSRPHVILREGLHGREITCVKRVGTITLGPEFEVASLVPPDPLDPGSQGPGLIDIVITGSEDTTVCVLALPTATGAAHALTAVGNHSSSVRTVAVWGVSTPGGPQDPQPSLTAHVVSAGGRAEMQCFSLMVMPDPGTPSHLACHITHLSSHRLDEAWDRQRNRHHMVKGDPETRYMSLAVCEPDRLGLDPLVAAACSDGAVRLFALQDSGRRLQLLAETFHHKRCVLKVHAFTHQSPGRRRRMLLSSAATDGSLAFWDLTAVLDLGAMALQPPAEPGFPHQLGTPCLTLQAHSCGINSLHTLPLGEGHHLVASGSEDGSLHVFELAVELPELEEAAGEAEWEPQLRVLEEYTVPCAHAAHVTGLRVLSPNLMVSASIDQRLTFWRLGRGEPTFVNSAVYHVPDVADMDCWPVSPEFGHRCALGGQGLEVYNWYD; encoded by the exons ATGGACGCTCCGGAGGACTACATCTGGCCGCGGGCCACCTCGGAGCTCATACTCCTCCCGGTCACGGGTCTGGAGTGCGTGGGGGACCGGCTGCTGGCGG GTGAGGGGCCTGATGTCCTGGTGTACAGCTTGGACTTTGGTGGCCACCTGCGGATGATGAAGCGAGTGCAGAACCTGCTTGGCCACTATCTCATCCACGGGTTCCGGGTGCGAGGGGATCCCGCCGTGGGGGACGTGGACTCTCAGGCCATGTTGGCCGTGTTTGGAAGCAAGGGTCTCCGAGTTGTGAAAGTTAGCTGGGGTCAGGGCCGCTTCCGGGAGGTCTGGCGTTCAGACCTCTGGAGCATGTCCGACTGGATCTGGGACGTCCACTGGCTGGAGGAGAAGGTGGCCGTGGTTCTGGGCCACAACTCTGTGGTGCTCTATGACCCCATGTTAGGCCGCCTCCTGAAGGAGGTGCACTGCACCGACAGGTGCACCCTCTCCTCGGCCTGCCTGATTGGGAACACCTGGAAGGAGCTGACCGTGGTGGCCGGAGCCATTTCCAATGAGCTCCTGGTCTGGTATCCAGCCTCCGCTGCTGACCTCGAGCCTGTGACACCCGACCGGCGGGTCAgtgggcacatgggtgtcatcttcaGCATGTCGTACCTAGCCAGCAAGGGCCTGCTGGCCACGGCCTCAGAAGACCGAAGTGTCCGCCTCTGGAAGGTGGGCGACCTGCGGGTGCCCGGAGGGAGGGTGCAGAATATCGGCCATTGTTTTGGGCACAGTGCCCGAGTGTGGCAGGTCAAGCTGCTGGAGAATTACCTTATCAGTGCCGGAGAGGACTGTGTGTGCCTAGTGTGGAGCCACGAAGGTGAGATCCTCCAGGCCTTCCGGGGCCACCAGGGCCGGGGGATCCGCGCAGTCGCTGCTCACGAGCAGCAGGCCTGGGTCATCACGGGGGGTGACGACTCCGGCATCCGGCTGTGGCACCTGGTTGGGCGGGGTTACCCGGGCGCAGGTGTCTCGGCTCTCTGTTTCAAGTCCCAGAGCAGGGCCGGCACCCTCAAGGCCGTGACACTGGCTGGCTCATGGCGAGTGTTGGCCGTGACTGACACAGGGGCCCTGTACCTCTATGACCTCGAGGTCAAGTGCTGGGAGCACCTGCTGGAGGACAAGCGCTTCCGATCCTACTGCCTACTGGAGGCCGCCCCGGGCCCCGAGGGCTTTGGGCTGTGTGCCATGGCCAACGGAGAGGGCCTCATCAAGGTGGTGCCCATCAACACACCTGCTGCTGCCGTGGACCTGACCCCATTCCAGGGCAAAGTGCACAGCCTGAGTTGGGCGCTCCGCGGCTATGAGGAGCTCCTTCTGCTGGCCTCGGGCCCTGCTGGGGCGCTGGCCTGTCTGGAGGTCTCCGCTGCACCCTCCGGCAAGGCCATATTTGTCAAAGAACGTTGTCGCTACCTGCTGCCCCCCAGCAAGCAGAGGTGGCACACCTGCAGTGCCTTCCTGCCCCCCGGAAACTACCTGGTGTGCGGGGATCGCCGCGGCTCTGTGCTGCTCTTCCCTTCTCGCCCAGAACTCTACCCAACCCATGGGGTAGGGATCGGGGTCGGGCTTGAGGTCGGAGGCAAAGCTGTGGCAGCAGCTGTGGCAGCGGTGCTGACTGTGGGTGGTGGTGGCGAGGGGGATGGGAACACCCCGACCGAGTGGGGGCCTGTGTCCACACTCCCAGCGCTGCATGGGAAGCAGGGTGTGACCTCGGTCACCTGCCACGGTGGCTACGTATACACTACCGGGCGTGATGGCGCCTACTACCAGCTCCGGGTGCAAAGTGGCCAGCTGCAGCCTGTGCTCCGGCAGAAGTCCTGCAGGGGCATGAACTGGCTGGCTGGGCTCCGCATGGTGGCCGACGGGAGCATGGTCGTCCTGGGAttccatgccagtgagtttgtgGTATGGAGCCCCGGGTCGCATGAGAAGCTGCACGTGGTCCACTGTGGCGGCGGGCACCGCTCCTGGGCCTTCTCCGACACCGAGGCTGCGGTGGCCTTCGCCTACCTCAAGGACGGGGACGTTATGCTGTACCGGGCCCTGGGGGGCTGCAGCCGGCCCCACGTCATTCTCCGTGAGGGTCTGCATGGCCGGGAGATCACCTGCGTCAAACGGGTGGGCACCATCACCCTGGGGCCAGAGTTTGAGGTGGCCAGCCTTGTGCCGCCGGACCCCTTGGATCCTGGCAGCCAGGGGCCGGGCCTGATCGACATCGTCATCACGGGCAGCGAGGACACCACCGTCTGTGTCCTGGCGCTGCCCACAGCCACTGGTGCTGCCCACGCACTCACAGCCGTCGGCAACCACAGCTCCTCTGTACGCACGGTGGCCGTGTGGGGCGTTAGCACCCCTGGTGGCCCTCAGGATCCGCAGCCCAGCCTGACTGCCCACGTGGTGTCCGCTGGGGGCCGGGCCGAAATGCAGTGCTTCAGCCTCATGGTCATGCCCGACCCTGGCACCCCAAGCCACCTGGCCTGCCATATCACGCACCTCTCGTCCCATCGGCTGGACGAGGCCTGGGACCGGCAACGCAACCGGCACCACATGGTCAAGGGGGACCCAGAGACCAG GTACATGTCCCTGGCGGTGTGTGAGCCTGACCGACTTGGCCTTGACCCCCTTGTGGCTGCCGCCTGTAGTGATGGGGCAGTGAG gctcTTTGCCTTGCAGGACTCAGGGCGGCGGCTGCAGCTTCTTGCAGAGACCTTCCACCACAAGCGGTGTGTGCTGAAGGTTCATGCCTTTACACACCAGAGCCCCGGCCGCCG GAGAAGAATGCTGCTCAGCAGCGCAGCCActgatggcagcctagccttctGGGACCTGACAGCCGTGCTGGACCTCGGCGCCATGGCCCTGCAGCCACCAGCAGAGCCTGGCTTTCCCCATC AGCTGGGGACCCCCTGCCTCACCCTGCAGGCCCACAGCTGTGGAATCAACAGCCTGCACACTTTGCCGCTAGGGGAGGGCCACCATCTGGTGGCCAGTGGCAGCGAGGACGGCTCGCTGCACGTGTTCGAGCTTGCTGTGGAGCTGCCTGAGCTGGAGGAGGCTGCGGGGGAGGCAGAGTGGGAGCCCCAGCTACGCGTGCTGGAGGAGTACACGGTGCCCTGTGCGCATGCAGCACATGTGACCGGCCTCCGGGTCCTGAGCCCAAACCTCATGGTATCGGCCTCCATTGACCAGCGGCTCACCTTCTGGCGCCTGGGGCGCGGGGAGCCCACCTTCGTGAATAGTGCTGTGTACCACGTTCCAGATGTGGCTGACATGGACTGCTGGCCCGTGAGCCCCGAGTTTGGCCACCGCTGTGCTCTAGGGGGTCAGGGGCTTGAAGTTTATAACTGGTATGACTGA